From the genome of Rarobacter incanus, one region includes:
- a CDS encoding aminotransferase class V-fold PLP-dependent enzyme, translating into MTYVGYVSESCTPLEASAPACGFAAKPRAAEQGPALLEAVGASTSVPLANGTWATYANLDLAASAPALRAVADRVNTTLQWYASVHRGAGYLSQVSTSLYEAARLSLGAFVGARPDDEVLITRNTTDSINLLARSVPGRILVLDIEHHANLLPWQAAAGGATVLNALPTQAATIAALEDELAVGDYALLAVTGASNVTGEILPLAQVAEIAHSHGARLFVDAAQLAPHRPIDIAATGVDYVALSGHKLYAPYGAGALIGRIDWLDDAEPYLRGGGAVTNVTTRGAEWQRGVARHEAGSPNVIGAVALATAAETLQAVGFAALQAHEAALVGRLHQGLATIPGVRVARIWEDSADRVAVVTFALAGLEPGFVAAYLSAEHGIGVRDGRFCAHPLLRKLGLDQGAVRASVGASTTGEHVERLIAAVRWLATGQPIREYEVRDGAWTLRHDTRPIPSGLHLDHLIDTAAAGCTPAVAPAVAPAAGCTPATEPAS; encoded by the coding sequence GTGACATACGTGGGATATGTTTCGGAGTCTTGTACGCCGCTGGAAGCTTCGGCGCCGGCGTGCGGCTTTGCCGCAAAGCCGCGCGCCGCGGAGCAGGGACCCGCCCTGCTGGAGGCCGTGGGAGCGTCCACATCCGTTCCGCTGGCAAACGGCACCTGGGCCACCTATGCAAACCTGGACCTCGCTGCCAGCGCCCCCGCCCTGCGCGCGGTCGCCGATCGCGTCAACACGACCTTGCAGTGGTACGCCAGCGTTCACCGGGGTGCGGGCTACCTTTCTCAGGTCTCGACCTCGCTCTACGAAGCGGCCCGCCTATCTCTTGGCGCATTCGTCGGGGCGCGCCCGGACGATGAGGTCCTCATTACCCGCAACACCACCGACTCGATCAACCTCCTGGCGCGCTCGGTGCCCGGAAGGATCCTGGTGCTCGATATCGAGCACCACGCGAATCTGCTTCCCTGGCAGGCGGCAGCGGGTGGCGCGACCGTCCTGAACGCGTTGCCGACGCAGGCCGCGACGATCGCAGCCCTGGAAGACGAGCTCGCTGTCGGTGACTACGCACTGCTCGCCGTGACCGGCGCCTCCAACGTCACCGGCGAGATTCTGCCTTTGGCGCAGGTCGCCGAGATAGCGCACTCGCACGGCGCCCGGCTGTTTGTGGATGCAGCGCAGTTGGCGCCGCACCGCCCGATCGACATCGCCGCCACCGGCGTCGACTACGTCGCCTTGTCGGGGCACAAGCTCTACGCTCCCTACGGGGCCGGCGCCTTGATCGGACGCATCGACTGGCTCGACGACGCCGAGCCGTACCTGCGCGGAGGCGGCGCGGTCACAAACGTTACGACCCGCGGCGCCGAATGGCAGCGGGGCGTCGCGCGGCACGAGGCCGGATCCCCGAACGTCATCGGCGCGGTGGCCCTGGCTACCGCCGCCGAAACGTTGCAGGCGGTGGGGTTTGCCGCCCTGCAGGCGCACGAGGCCGCCCTGGTGGGACGGCTCCACCAGGGGCTCGCAACGATTCCCGGTGTTCGAGTCGCCCGGATCTGGGAAGACTCCGCCGACAGGGTGGCCGTCGTCACGTTCGCGCTTGCGGGATTGGAGCCCGGGTTCGTGGCCGCCTACCTTTCGGCAGAACACGGCATAGGCGTGCGCGACGGGCGATTCTGCGCCCACCCGCTGCTTCGCAAGCTGGGCCTTGACCAGGGCGCCGTTCGCGCCAGCGTCGGCGCCTCCACAACTGGCGAACACGTCGAGCGCCTCATCGCGGCGGTGCGGTGGCTCGCCACCGGCCAGCCGATTCGCGAATACGAGGTGCGCGACGGAGCGTGGACGCTGCGCCACGACACCCGCCCCATACCCAGCGGCCTTCACCTCGATCACCTGATCGACACGGCGGCGGCAGGTTGCACACCCGCCGTTGCACCCGCCGTTGCACCCGCCGCAGGGTGTACGCCGGCGACGGAGCCCGCCAGCTAA
- a CDS encoding glycosyltransferase, protein MRIAIKYDNVFIDPNGNIGGHETGDTLVRRLLRLFPNSIVIGQGPRKGNGFDVLPLEFIQGDDVIVVNMDVIDSVDVWRTLHANCEKPKVMNFLWWPVARYSSHIEKAALTLACALFPTFANSERTAGEAREIVSKWDAQPLAERAIIAWVNLGFRHEHVQPRRDATEPVVLYPAIYLTREKRPQLFFDVVEAVHETTPLQVEARLTESQLVSSLAMRYSRKDWIWIGPLTAGRDSYWEALSRTTAFLATAETESYGLMYVEALAAGAIGIFPNLPWAHALVPDRYPFFYDTPEQAAEMLRRAVVDPDTCLAEMDTAAGSGFQSWLRSRHDDDIFERVIVARINQWFDTAFELPQQLDV, encoded by the coding sequence ATGAGGATCGCAATCAAGTACGACAACGTCTTCATCGACCCGAACGGCAACATTGGCGGCCACGAAACCGGGGACACGCTGGTCCGCCGGCTGTTGCGGTTGTTCCCCAACTCGATCGTGATCGGCCAGGGGCCGCGGAAGGGCAACGGGTTCGACGTGCTTCCGTTGGAATTCATCCAGGGGGACGACGTGATCGTTGTCAACATGGACGTGATCGATTCGGTGGATGTGTGGCGCACGCTCCACGCGAACTGCGAAAAGCCGAAGGTCATGAACTTCCTGTGGTGGCCGGTCGCCAGGTATTCGAGTCACATCGAAAAGGCCGCCCTGACCCTGGCGTGCGCGCTCTTCCCGACGTTCGCTAACTCCGAACGGACTGCCGGTGAGGCACGCGAAATTGTCTCAAAGTGGGATGCGCAACCGCTCGCCGAGCGGGCGATTATCGCGTGGGTGAACCTCGGGTTCCGCCACGAACACGTCCAGCCTCGCCGGGATGCCACGGAGCCGGTTGTTCTGTACCCCGCGATCTACCTGACGCGCGAGAAGCGGCCGCAGCTGTTCTTCGATGTCGTCGAGGCGGTGCATGAAACAACCCCACTGCAGGTGGAGGCGCGGCTCACCGAGTCGCAGCTCGTGAGCAGCCTGGCGATGCGGTATTCACGCAAGGACTGGATTTGGATCGGACCGCTCACTGCCGGACGCGATAGCTATTGGGAGGCGCTGAGTCGCACCACGGCGTTCTTGGCCACGGCGGAGACCGAGTCGTACGGGCTGATGTATGTCGAGGCACTGGCGGCCGGGGCAATAGGAATCTTCCCGAACCTGCCGTGGGCGCATGCCCTGGTTCCCGATAGGTACCCGTTCTTCTACGACACACCCGAACAGGCCGCCGAGATGTTGCGGCGCGCGGTTGTGGACCCGGATACATGTCTGGCCGAGATGGATACCGCAGCCGGGTCGGGGTTCCAGTCGTGGCTGCGGTCGCGCCACGATGACGACATTTTCGAACGCGTGATCGTCGCTCGTATCAATCAGTGGTTCGACACCGCGTTCGAGTTGCCGCAGCAACTCGACGTCTAG